The following coding sequences lie in one Chelonia mydas isolate rCheMyd1 chromosome 6, rCheMyd1.pri.v2, whole genome shotgun sequence genomic window:
- the SIX6 gene encoding homeobox protein SIX6, whose translation MFQLPSLNFSPQQVAGVCETLEESGDIERLGRFLWSLPVAPAACEALNKNESVLRARAIVSFHTGNYRELYHILENHKFTKGSHAKLQALWLEAHYQEAEKLRGRPLGPVDKYRVRKKFPLPRTIWDGEQKTHCFKERTRHLLREWYLQDPYPNPSKKRELAQATGLTPTQVGNWFKNRRQRDRAAAAKNRLQQQVLSQGSVRSLQTEEESAGEPLGAASSPAASLSSKAATSAISITSSDSECDI comes from the exons ATGTTCCAGCTGCCCTCCCTTAATTTCAGCCCCCAGCAAGTGGCCGGGGTCTGCGAGACCCTGGAGGAGAGCGGGGACATTGAGCGCCTGGGTCGCTTCCTCTGGTCCCTGCCGGTGGCCCCCGCGGCATGCGAGGCGCTGAACAAGAACGAGTCGGTGCTGAGAGCCCGGGCCATAGTGTCCTTCCACACGGGCAACTACCGGGAGCTCTACCACATCCTGGAGAACCACAAGTTCACCAAGGGGTCGCACGCCAAGCTGCAGGCCCTCTGGCTGGAGGCGCACTACCAGGAAGCCGAGAAGCTGCGGGGCCGGCCCCTGGGGCCCGTGGACAAGTACCGGGTCCGGAAGAAGTTCCCCTTGCCCCGCACCATCTGGGACGGGGAGCAGAAGACGCACTGCTTCAAGGAGAGGACGAGGCACTTGCTGCGGGAGTGGTACCTGCAGGACCCTTACCCCAACCCCAGCAAAAAGCGAGAACTGGCCCAGGCTACCGGACTTACCCCTACACAAGTGGGCAACTGGTTCAAAAACCGCAGACAAAGAGACAGGGCAGCAGCCGCTAAGAACAG GCTACAGCAGCAGGTCTTATCCCAAGGCTCGGTGCGCTCGCTGCAGACCGAGGAGGAGAGCGCAGGGGAGCCGCTGGGGGCCGCTTCCAGTCCCGCAGCCAGCCTGTCCAGCAAAGCGgccacctctgccatttccatcaCATCCAGCGACAGCGAATGTGACATCTGA